The following are from one region of the Sandaracinus amylolyticus genome:
- a CDS encoding TolB family protein, with the protein MLAVLAVGCGQLGYQPRDEECTPDLALVGPVPGINSVGFDDWAPFVTNDGLEIYFASWRAGGPGTSDLWVARRPDVQSAFGAPQVVVGVNDADFQTAPALGPDGTLYFLAHSPHVTSELDVWTARRSEGSAFVTPDSLGDLSANGDEMDVELSRDGLTAYVASSRDGGESVDLWTTTRPALDEPFVPLVRIEGLDTPHAESSMTISPDGLELVFASDRPGGVGGLDLWVARRTSVDAAFGEPVNLTALNSASDDSKPSFSPDGATLYFNYAADEDGGDDADIWTATRCPR; encoded by the coding sequence ATGTTGGCGGTTCTCGCTGTTGGCTGCGGGCAGCTCGGCTACCAGCCGCGCGACGAAGAATGCACGCCGGACCTCGCGCTCGTGGGCCCGGTGCCGGGCATCAACTCGGTCGGATTCGACGACTGGGCGCCCTTCGTGACCAACGACGGGCTCGAGATCTACTTCGCGTCGTGGCGCGCGGGCGGGCCGGGCACCTCGGACCTCTGGGTCGCGCGGCGGCCCGACGTGCAGTCGGCGTTCGGCGCGCCCCAGGTCGTCGTGGGCGTCAACGACGCCGACTTCCAGACCGCGCCCGCGCTGGGCCCCGACGGGACGCTCTACTTCCTCGCGCACTCGCCGCACGTCACGAGCGAGCTCGACGTGTGGACCGCGCGCCGCAGCGAAGGCTCCGCGTTCGTCACGCCCGACTCGCTCGGTGACCTCAGCGCGAACGGCGACGAGATGGACGTCGAGCTCTCGCGCGACGGGCTCACCGCGTACGTCGCGAGCTCGCGCGACGGCGGCGAGAGCGTGGACCTGTGGACGACGACGAGGCCCGCGCTCGACGAGCCGTTCGTCCCGCTCGTGCGGATCGAGGGGCTCGACACGCCGCACGCGGAGAGCTCGATGACGATCTCGCCCGACGGCCTCGAGCTCGTGTTCGCGTCGGATCGTCCCGGCGGGGTCGGAGGGCTCGACCTCTGGGTCGCGCGCCGCACCAGCGTCGACGCAGCGTTCGGCGAGCCGGTGAACCTCACCGCGCTCAACTCGGCGAGCGACGACTCGAAGCCGTCGTTCTCTCCCGACGGCGCGACGCTCTACTTCAACTACGCAGCGGACGAAGACGGCGGCGACGACGCCGACATCTGGACCGCGACCCGCTGCCCGCGCTGA
- a CDS encoding dihydrofolate reductase family protein: MTRKMIAALQVSLDGFTQGEDRGEASWVDSWADAIELIPEVDTFVQGAGMHPGYGAYWKAIYENPRSIPPYQTRAPYEREVAYAQLAAKAPHFVVSTTLDRVEWPPTAKIVRNVSELRSLVHQPGKNIYVVGGATLVASLLNDGLLDELRLIVHPILLGGGKPLFAGIDRRRSLELIESRSTESGRVILSYRT, translated from the coding sequence ATGACTCGGAAGATGATCGCTGCGCTGCAGGTCTCGTTGGACGGCTTCACCCAGGGAGAAGACCGAGGAGAGGCCTCGTGGGTCGACTCGTGGGCCGACGCGATCGAGCTGATTCCCGAGGTCGACACCTTCGTCCAGGGCGCAGGCATGCATCCGGGCTACGGAGCCTATTGGAAGGCGATCTACGAGAATCCCCGGAGCATCCCGCCCTACCAGACTCGAGCTCCCTACGAGCGTGAGGTCGCGTACGCGCAGCTGGCTGCGAAGGCGCCCCACTTCGTCGTCTCCACGACGCTCGACCGCGTCGAGTGGCCTCCCACGGCCAAGATCGTGCGGAACGTGTCGGAGCTGCGCAGTCTCGTGCACCAGCCCGGGAAGAACATCTACGTCGTCGGCGGTGCAACGCTCGTCGCGAGCCTGCTGAACGACGGCTTGCTCGACGAACTCCGATTGATCGTCCACCCGATCCTGCTGGGCGGCGGCAAGCCGCTCTTCGCCGGCATCGATCGACGGCGCTCGCTCGAGCTGATCGAGTCGAGGTCGACCGAGTCCGGCCGAGTGATCCTGAGCTACCGAACCTGA
- a CDS encoding class I SAM-dependent methyltransferase — protein sequence MTLPPLRTSIGEIPLHEYRLALGDRAWSFLHTGAVVTIDDEQRFLGRERDRLPYGVMLWPASIALAHDVLTRANELPGKRVLELGAGTGVPGIVAASLGARVLQTDRDDVALHVCAMNAERNRVKGIEVRSADWETFTSDAPFDVILGSDVLYATTMHERLRAICEAHLAPGGVVLFSDPFRAQSLPVLEAMAADGWRVGLAKWSIAVESGTRTIAVYELSRP from the coding sequence GTGACCCTGCCTCCGCTCCGCACTTCGATCGGCGAGATCCCGCTCCACGAGTACCGGCTCGCGCTGGGGGATCGCGCGTGGTCCTTCCTCCACACCGGCGCGGTCGTCACGATCGACGACGAGCAGCGCTTCCTCGGGCGGGAGCGTGATCGCCTGCCCTACGGCGTGATGTTGTGGCCGGCGTCGATCGCGCTCGCGCACGACGTGCTCACCCGCGCGAACGAGCTGCCGGGCAAGCGCGTGCTCGAGCTCGGCGCGGGCACCGGGGTCCCGGGGATCGTCGCGGCGTCGCTCGGTGCGCGGGTGCTGCAGACCGATCGCGACGACGTCGCGCTGCACGTCTGCGCGATGAACGCCGAGCGCAACCGCGTGAAGGGCATCGAGGTGCGGAGCGCGGACTGGGAGACGTTCACGAGCGACGCGCCCTTCGACGTCATCCTCGGCAGCGACGTGCTCTACGCGACGACGATGCACGAGCGGCTCCGCGCGATCTGCGAGGCCCACCTCGCGCCGGGCGGCGTGGTGCTCTTCTCGGATCCGTTCCGCGCCCAGAGCCTTCCGGTGCTGGAGGCGATGGCCGCCGACGGATGGCGCGTGGGCCTGGCGAAGTGGTCGATCGCGGTCGAGAGCGGGACGCGGACGATCGCGGTGTACGAGCTGTCGCGACCGTGA
- a CDS encoding nucleoid-associated protein: MDLGTLSFEKLIVHEVPQKGDGEVRLATDLTERDEAVEQFFVGRLRAAVPTAGFDARFLDSTESPVPNGVHALTGGTGDLVGLSQEMARHLHTIQSRANSPGLLVVAVGTVVRSPCVAVLKVERHDGLVVSPEETSAGLRFILSHIRNLVLSDKMRIFKSALFVQTGRHRADIRISVTDDQLTGGKTVAQFFLERFLGCTFAGNPRVQTQSFVDAVKDFANHAELSTEERVGLRVALASELGSSRIAITPRSFARDHVPEGQHEEFLAKLTVHGVPEVRFPKDTELVKSIMRKMTMETEKGIVVVSPIDEVGTTVDVGPERIVVNDRLKSQRPFR; encoded by the coding sequence ATGGATCTCGGAACTCTTTCATTCGAGAAACTGATCGTCCACGAAGTGCCGCAGAAGGGGGACGGTGAGGTGCGACTTGCCACCGATCTGACTGAACGCGACGAGGCCGTAGAGCAGTTTTTTGTCGGGCGGCTGAGAGCAGCCGTGCCGACCGCAGGGTTCGACGCCCGGTTCTTGGATTCGACCGAGTCCCCCGTTCCGAACGGGGTTCATGCGCTCACCGGGGGCACCGGCGATCTCGTTGGACTCTCCCAGGAGATGGCTCGCCATCTCCACACCATACAGAGTCGCGCAAACTCCCCGGGGCTACTAGTAGTGGCCGTCGGCACGGTGGTGAGATCTCCGTGCGTCGCTGTTCTCAAGGTCGAGCGACATGACGGTCTCGTCGTGTCTCCTGAGGAAACGTCTGCCGGCCTTCGCTTCATTCTCTCGCATATTCGGAATCTTGTTCTCTCGGACAAGATGCGGATCTTCAAGAGCGCACTGTTCGTGCAGACGGGCAGACACCGTGCCGACATCAGGATTTCAGTCACGGATGACCAGCTTACGGGTGGGAAGACCGTCGCCCAGTTCTTTCTGGAACGATTCCTCGGGTGCACGTTCGCCGGCAATCCGCGCGTGCAGACGCAGTCCTTCGTCGACGCGGTGAAGGATTTCGCGAATCACGCCGAGCTGAGCACGGAGGAGCGCGTGGGGCTACGAGTTGCACTCGCGTCAGAGCTGGGTAGCTCCCGAATCGCTATCACGCCGCGTAGCTTTGCTCGCGATCACGTTCCAGAAGGCCAGCACGAGGAATTTCTCGCGAAACTGACTGTTCACGGCGTCCCGGAGGTTCGGTTTCCAAAGGATACGGAGCTCGTGAAGTCGATCATGCGGAAGATGACGATGGAAACCGAGAAGGGCATCGTTGTCGTGAGCCCGATCGATGAGGTTGGCACAACGGTGGACGTGGGCCCGGAGCGGATCGTCGTGAACGATCGCCTCAAGTCCCAGAGACCATTCCGATAG
- a CDS encoding restriction endonuclease translates to MALPTYDQLIEPLLRFLATRPDGVRVSEARDAIATQLAISTDDRAVMLPSRQQPIYDNRVGWAHDRLKRAGLSTSARRGFWVLTERGHKYVKAHPAPLSREDVEDLAEVERGNRLRDREPSVADSIAPEPGASRRSPDERIEEAITELNQAVARELLELIGEAPPEFFEVLVLDLLHALGYGTSRSDLQRVGRSGDGGIDGIIALDRLGLEKVYVQAKRWQNNVGRPDVQAFFGALAGRRAKKGVFITTAGYTREAREFAETVSDSIVLVDGARLTTLMIEHGVGVTHKAVRVAHVDSDYFEDV, encoded by the coding sequence ATGGCGCTACCCACATACGACCAGCTGATCGAGCCGTTGCTCCGGTTCCTCGCCACGCGTCCGGACGGCGTCCGCGTCAGCGAAGCGCGCGATGCGATCGCGACGCAGCTCGCGATCTCCACCGACGATCGCGCGGTGATGCTGCCGAGCCGACAGCAGCCCATCTACGACAACCGCGTCGGCTGGGCTCACGATCGGCTGAAGCGAGCTGGCCTCTCGACCTCGGCGCGCCGCGGCTTCTGGGTGCTCACGGAGCGCGGCCACAAGTACGTGAAGGCTCATCCCGCTCCGCTCTCGCGAGAGGACGTCGAGGACCTCGCCGAGGTCGAGCGGGGCAACCGGCTCCGAGATCGTGAGCCGAGCGTCGCCGATTCGATCGCGCCCGAGCCCGGTGCGAGCCGTCGCTCCCCCGACGAGCGCATCGAGGAGGCGATCACCGAGCTCAACCAAGCCGTCGCGCGCGAGCTGCTCGAGCTGATCGGCGAAGCTCCGCCCGAGTTCTTCGAGGTGCTCGTCCTCGACCTCCTCCATGCGCTCGGCTACGGCACCAGCCGCAGCGACCTCCAGCGCGTCGGGAGGAGCGGCGACGGCGGCATCGACGGCATCATCGCGCTCGACCGCCTCGGCCTCGAGAAGGTCTACGTGCAGGCCAAGCGCTGGCAGAACAACGTCGGCCGCCCCGACGTCCAGGCCTTCTTCGGCGCCCTCGCGGGCCGCCGCGCGAAGAAGGGCGTGTTCATCACGACCGCTGGGTACACGCGCGAAGCGCGCGAGTTCGCGGAGACGGTCTCCGACAGCATCGTGCTCGTGGACGGCGCGAGACTGACGACGCTGATGATCGAGCACGGAGTGGGTGTGACGCACAAGGCAGTGCGCGTGGCCCACGTGGACAGCGACTACTTCGAAGACGTCTGA
- a CDS encoding N-6 DNA methylase — MNTTDIVQKLWNLCHVLRDDGITYHQYVTELTWLLFLKMAQETQRESQLPKGYRWADLEQKDGLPLLTFYRQLLLHLGTQGSPRVQAIFANASTSLKEPRNLKKLVDSIDDLDWYSAKTEGLGEMYEGLLEKNASEKKSGAGQYFTPRPLIDSMIAVIQPQAGELVQDPAAGTAGFLIAADRYIKERTDNLFELKEKQQVFQRTKAFYGVELVPDTHRLALMNLMLHDLEGDLLLGDALSPTGSNLPKADIILTNPPFGTKKGGGLPTRDDFTFPTSNKQLAFLQHIYRGLKPGGRAAVVLPDNVLFEENVGTRIREDLMEKCDLHTILRLPTGIFYAQGVKTNVLFFTKGEKDVAQTKNVWVYDLRANMPSFGKRTPLTREHFAEFEKAFGADPLGKSKRKDQGEEGRFQKFTRDDIKRRGDNLDIAWLKDESASANGELGDPEEIAAEIMSKLQIAMDEIESLQRVLRGEERA; from the coding sequence ATGAACACGACCGACATCGTCCAGAAGCTCTGGAACCTCTGCCACGTCCTTCGCGACGACGGCATCACCTACCACCAGTACGTCACCGAGCTGACGTGGCTCCTGTTCCTCAAGATGGCGCAGGAGACGCAGCGCGAGTCGCAGCTGCCGAAGGGGTATCGCTGGGCCGACCTCGAGCAGAAGGACGGCCTCCCGCTGCTCACGTTCTACCGGCAGCTCCTGCTCCACCTCGGCACCCAGGGCTCGCCGCGCGTGCAGGCGATCTTCGCGAACGCATCGACGTCGCTGAAGGAGCCGCGGAACCTCAAGAAGCTCGTCGACTCGATCGACGATCTCGACTGGTACTCGGCGAAGACCGAGGGCCTCGGCGAGATGTACGAGGGCCTGCTCGAGAAGAACGCGAGCGAGAAGAAGTCGGGCGCCGGTCAGTACTTCACGCCGCGCCCGCTCATCGACTCGATGATCGCGGTGATCCAGCCGCAGGCCGGCGAGCTCGTGCAGGACCCGGCCGCGGGCACCGCGGGATTCCTCATCGCCGCCGATCGCTACATCAAGGAGCGCACCGACAACCTCTTCGAGCTCAAGGAGAAGCAGCAGGTCTTCCAGCGCACCAAGGCGTTCTACGGCGTGGAGCTCGTGCCGGACACGCACCGCCTCGCGCTCATGAACCTGATGCTGCACGACCTCGAGGGAGACCTCCTCCTCGGCGACGCGCTCTCGCCGACCGGCAGCAATCTCCCGAAGGCCGACATCATCCTCACCAACCCGCCCTTCGGCACCAAGAAGGGCGGCGGTCTCCCGACCCGCGACGACTTCACGTTCCCGACGAGCAACAAGCAGCTCGCCTTCCTCCAGCACATCTATCGAGGCCTCAAGCCCGGCGGCCGCGCCGCGGTCGTGCTGCCCGACAACGTCCTCTTCGAGGAGAACGTCGGCACGCGCATCCGCGAGGACCTCATGGAGAAGTGCGACCTCCACACGATCCTCCGCCTCCCGACCGGCATCTTCTACGCGCAGGGCGTGAAGACGAACGTCCTCTTCTTCACCAAGGGCGAGAAGGACGTCGCCCAGACCAAGAACGTCTGGGTCTACGACCTGCGCGCCAACATGCCGAGCTTCGGCAAGCGCACCCCGCTCACGCGCGAGCACTTCGCGGAGTTCGAGAAGGCTTTTGGCGCGGACCCGCTCGGCAAGAGCAAGCGCAAGGACCAGGGCGAAGAGGGCCGCTTCCAGAAGTTCACCCGCGACGACATCAAGAGGCGCGGCGACAACCTCGACATCGCATGGCTGAAGGACGAGAGCGCGAGCGCCAACGGCGAGCTCGGCGACCCGGAGGAGATCGCCGCGGAGATCATGAGCAAGCTGCAGATCGCGATGGACGAGATCGAGTCGCTGCAGCGAGTCCTCCGCGGCGAGGAGCGAGCGTGA
- a CDS encoding WD40 repeat domain-containing protein — MTQDDLLERLWTDVIDTVPEVIEIEPGTHGPIDALDLRHVARLARYDAVFSWCAAFDEEGVPIARWLARRKGDRRWTQLVTYRAEALDARPRVLRPDEPFGDANTATMRLHDAGVTGAQLATIMTREGLAALDALRVILREQTFEPGELCGLHESLLTSDPSGNEARPGSWPRDPERTEAVPATTRAPLLELRRAHELDLSPDGMRVVAATGGAITDVATREVLSKCEILANTAHVRWSPDSRWIAAASTSGRIAICDAQSGARARVIRVTSEGTAPVFSADGTVLYAGDWEGGVHAWDVATGRERARRQTPGAMVKVVERAQDGGIVALVSHRAERIELVFLSPELEPIRSVTLGQRIDDVALDPSGHGGALACGHGWVARLDLATGALSDRHELDARQVTYSPDARWCVVTLGNGFRVSASADLSRGTSIEMEYASGRTSFSADSTRIALATWSGGQIWELETLLA; from the coding sequence GTGACCCAGGACGACCTGCTGGAGCGACTCTGGACCGACGTGATCGACACGGTCCCGGAGGTCATCGAGATCGAGCCCGGGACCCACGGCCCGATCGACGCGCTGGATCTCCGGCACGTCGCGCGCCTCGCGCGCTACGACGCGGTCTTCTCGTGGTGCGCGGCGTTCGACGAAGAGGGCGTGCCGATCGCGAGGTGGCTCGCGCGGCGCAAGGGCGATCGGCGGTGGACGCAGCTCGTCACCTACCGCGCGGAGGCGCTCGACGCGCGTCCGCGCGTGCTTCGGCCGGACGAGCCGTTCGGCGACGCGAACACGGCGACGATGCGCCTGCACGACGCGGGTGTGACCGGCGCGCAGCTCGCGACGATCATGACGCGGGAGGGTCTCGCGGCGCTCGATGCGCTCCGCGTGATCCTCCGCGAGCAGACGTTCGAGCCCGGCGAGCTCTGCGGGCTGCACGAGTCGTTGCTCACCTCGGACCCGAGCGGGAACGAAGCGCGGCCGGGGAGCTGGCCACGCGACCCTGAGCGGACGGAGGCGGTGCCCGCGACGACGCGCGCGCCGCTGCTCGAGCTGCGACGGGCGCACGAGCTCGACCTCTCGCCCGACGGAATGCGCGTCGTCGCGGCGACCGGCGGCGCCATCACCGACGTCGCGACGCGCGAGGTCCTCTCGAAGTGCGAGATCCTCGCGAACACGGCGCACGTCCGGTGGTCCCCCGACTCTCGGTGGATCGCCGCAGCGAGCACGTCGGGCCGTATCGCGATCTGCGATGCGCAGAGCGGCGCACGCGCGCGCGTGATTCGCGTCACGAGCGAGGGCACGGCGCCGGTGTTCTCGGCGGACGGCACCGTGCTGTACGCAGGCGACTGGGAGGGCGGCGTCCATGCGTGGGACGTCGCGACCGGACGCGAGCGCGCGCGCAGGCAGACGCCGGGCGCGATGGTGAAGGTCGTGGAGCGCGCGCAGGATGGCGGGATCGTGGCGCTCGTCAGCCATCGCGCCGAGCGCATCGAGCTGGTGTTCCTCTCGCCGGAGCTCGAGCCGATTCGAAGCGTCACGCTCGGGCAGCGGATCGACGACGTCGCGCTCGATCCGAGCGGACACGGCGGCGCGCTCGCGTGCGGACACGGCTGGGTCGCGCGCCTCGATCTCGCGACCGGCGCGCTCTCGGATCGCCACGAGCTCGATGCGCGTCAGGTGACGTACTCGCCGGACGCTCGGTGGTGCGTGGTCACCCTGGGGAACGGGTTCCGCGTGAGCGCATCGGCGGACCTGTCGCGCGGGACCAGCATCGAGATGGAGTACGCGTCGGGGCGCACATCGTTCTCGGCGGACTCGACGCGGATCGCGCTCGCGACGTGGAGCGGCGGTCAGATCTGGGAGCTGGAGACGCTCCTCGCATGA
- a CDS encoding DUF2505 domain-containing protein gives MRTATESFDLSCPPEGFWRVYLDPEYVRALYLGALGYKACEVLEVTDSSRKLRVVPKMNLPGPIEALLGDGFAYEDHGSLDRAKNEWTWRMVQPSQLDPRAKPRKDVVTTRGTIRVTATGEGRSRRTDELVIEAKLFGVGGMIEAVAEKETRAAWAKERALLDTWLTRSR, from the coding sequence ATGCGGACTGCGACCGAGTCGTTCGATCTGTCCTGCCCGCCCGAGGGCTTCTGGCGCGTCTACCTCGATCCCGAGTACGTGCGAGCGCTCTACCTCGGCGCGCTCGGCTACAAGGCCTGCGAGGTGCTCGAGGTGACGGACTCTTCGCGGAAGCTCCGCGTCGTGCCGAAGATGAACCTCCCGGGCCCCATCGAGGCGCTGCTCGGCGACGGCTTCGCGTACGAGGATCACGGCTCGCTCGATCGCGCGAAGAACGAGTGGACCTGGCGGATGGTGCAGCCGAGTCAGCTCGACCCGCGGGCCAAGCCGAGGAAGGACGTCGTCACGACGCGCGGGACGATCCGCGTGACCGCGACCGGCGAAGGCCGCTCGCGCCGCACCGACGAGCTCGTGATCGAGGCCAAGCTCTTCGGCGTCGGCGGCATGATCGAGGCCGTCGCGGAGAAGGAGACCCGCGCCGCCTGGGCGAAGGAGCGCGCGCTCCTCGACACGTGGCTCACTCGATCGCGATGA
- a CDS encoding FRG domain-containing protein — protein sequence MPLEPIVKETHFTSAEDMLAALRLSHERWTVRESDPMRQTFAFRGHGDDTWALSPSVFRPRPPPWTTIVDLEAETNTARGELALLKRFLRHADRHGLEIVEDQQELRDAHALTRAAESPNFPDRFILSPLALAQHYGVPTRLLDWSWNPLVAAYFAARHAAAPPGPAAPQRLAIWALDTDLLQDIAADHQEKQKGDVPRFAIVTAPQAAIPNLRAQVGLFTLDRAPTPTPLDAAVKGVLASLGSSSWSHRFPVFEKLTLASENAGRLLRLLGAEGVSAASIYPGYDGVVKGIDETKYWR from the coding sequence ATGCCGCTGGAACCGATTGTAAAAGAGACGCATTTCACGTCAGCCGAGGACATGCTCGCGGCGCTTCGGCTCTCGCATGAGAGGTGGACCGTTCGAGAGTCCGACCCGATGCGCCAGACCTTCGCCTTCCGAGGGCACGGTGACGACACGTGGGCCCTCAGCCCGAGCGTGTTTCGCCCGAGGCCCCCTCCGTGGACGACGATCGTTGACCTCGAAGCAGAGACGAACACGGCGCGGGGCGAGCTCGCGTTGCTGAAGCGATTCCTTCGTCATGCAGACCGCCACGGATTGGAGATCGTCGAAGACCAACAGGAGCTCCGCGACGCGCACGCGCTGACGCGCGCGGCTGAGTCGCCGAACTTCCCCGACCGCTTCATCCTTTCGCCGTTGGCGCTCGCACAGCACTACGGGGTTCCGACTCGGCTTCTGGACTGGAGCTGGAACCCGCTCGTTGCGGCTTATTTCGCGGCTCGGCATGCTGCGGCGCCTCCAGGCCCCGCCGCGCCGCAACGCCTGGCGATCTGGGCACTGGACACAGATCTCCTCCAGGACATCGCTGCCGACCACCAAGAGAAGCAGAAGGGCGACGTTCCTCGGTTCGCAATCGTCACAGCGCCGCAAGCTGCGATTCCGAATCTTCGCGCCCAGGTGGGTCTCTTCACGCTCGACCGAGCGCCGACGCCGACTCCGCTCGATGCCGCGGTGAAGGGCGTCCTCGCGAGTCTCGGCTCAAGCTCGTGGAGCCACAGATTTCCGGTCTTTGAGAAGCTCACTCTAGCGTCCGAGAACGCCGGGCGTCTGCTTCGGTTGCTGGGTGCAGAAGGCGTCTCGGCTGCGAGCATCTATCCCGGCTACGACGGTGTCGTAAAGGGCATCGACGAGACGAAGTACTGGCGGTAG
- a CDS encoding Sua5/YciO/YrdC/YwlC family protein: protein MTDTTNTERETIDGAYRVLTDGGLVLMPTDVGYGLVAMSDDAIRRIYELKQRPASKPCVTVVDLEIAREVSVARDPRVWSWLEQVSRDRPIAVVQQVRASSRLLAAASPYLREQATQSGTIATFFNAGTLVTALARRALADGRIVVGSSANASSHGNNFSLDEVPAPMRAGADLVIDRGPARYRNPERLATTMLDLIAGRFQRRGIEVAAIEESWRAFGREVLDATDEHVVAR from the coding sequence ATGACGGACACGACGAACACCGAGCGCGAGACGATCGACGGCGCCTACCGCGTGCTGACCGACGGAGGGCTCGTGCTGATGCCCACCGACGTCGGCTACGGGCTCGTCGCGATGAGCGACGACGCGATCCGCCGCATCTACGAGCTGAAGCAGCGCCCGGCCTCGAAGCCATGCGTCACCGTCGTCGACCTCGAGATCGCGCGCGAGGTGTCGGTCGCGCGCGATCCGCGCGTGTGGAGCTGGCTCGAGCAGGTCTCGCGCGATCGACCGATCGCGGTCGTGCAGCAGGTGCGCGCGTCGTCGCGCCTGCTCGCGGCCGCGTCGCCGTACCTTCGCGAGCAGGCGACGCAGTCGGGCACGATCGCGACGTTCTTCAACGCAGGCACGCTGGTGACCGCGCTCGCGCGCCGCGCGCTCGCGGACGGGCGCATCGTGGTCGGCTCGTCGGCGAACGCGTCGTCGCACGGCAACAACTTCTCGCTCGACGAGGTGCCCGCTCCGATGCGCGCGGGCGCGGACCTCGTGATCGATCGCGGCCCCGCGCGCTACCGCAACCCGGAGCGCCTCGCGACGACGATGCTCGACCTGATCGCCGGGCGCTTCCAGCGTCGCGGCATCGAGGTCGCGGCGATCGAGGAGTCGTGGCGCGCGTTCGGGCGCGAGGTGCTCGACGCGACCGACGAGCACGTCGTCGCGCGCTGA
- a CDS encoding FKBP-type peptidyl-prolyl cis-trans isomerase, with protein sequence MRALIALVLVLAAGCGARRAEPSSADAQATNGAETPEPTPPPDGPCSSWDPSADPTTPPLDVAAPPPTANRGRDGLRFCILRPGSGQRRPTRDDRVRVHYTGWTTDGRMFDSSHTRGEPASFPLSEVIRGWTYSLESMTVGQVRRVWIPEELAYQGRAGSPAGMLVFDIELIAIE encoded by the coding sequence ATGCGCGCCCTCATCGCTCTCGTCCTCGTGCTCGCGGCCGGCTGTGGAGCGCGCCGCGCCGAGCCCTCGTCGGCCGACGCGCAGGCCACGAACGGCGCGGAGACGCCCGAGCCGACGCCGCCTCCGGACGGCCCGTGCTCGAGCTGGGATCCGAGCGCCGATCCCACCACGCCTCCGCTCGACGTCGCGGCGCCGCCGCCCACCGCGAATCGAGGCCGCGACGGCCTGCGCTTCTGCATCCTGCGGCCGGGGTCGGGCCAGCGGCGCCCCACGCGCGACGATCGTGTCCGCGTGCACTACACCGGCTGGACCACCGACGGACGCATGTTCGACAGCTCGCACACCCGCGGCGAGCCCGCGTCGTTCCCGCTCTCGGAGGTCATCCGCGGCTGGACCTACTCGCTCGAGTCGATGACCGTGGGGCAGGTGCGCCGGGTGTGGATCCCCGAGGAGCTCGCGTACCAGGGCCGCGCCGGCTCGCCGGCGGGCATGCTGGTGTTCGACATCGAGCTCATCGCGATCGAGTGA